A single Pirellulaceae bacterium DNA region contains:
- a CDS encoding PEP-CTERM sorting domain-containing protein: MRHIFCCLLLVSVLVNGSVANAAYLYSLTQTASEIDLQVTGTSLGAQLTVSEQNPTARTRYNGTVATNFHLGVGANSAISFPDGGGANAVNPLGLFNIPLQYSPNVGGDAGTAAANYGVNLSAPQQIVLPPFDVPNIGTLNLGTITAVDFKIALRELQLDPNSPTWMYIDPITRQFNASLLSIDIANGFADVNGSLRMVQPDILSHFAAVLAVNALVASVPDIGLTVTSNVLQRSINVGFGTRIDMSGVSMPNTPLAPGSVTYNPGTLASTLTIPVLADFGDINLGIGTINLKFAGQLRGTASIPNIYHIPEPSSLALAAVAGAGALVRRRRRSAA, from the coding sequence GTGCGCCACATCTTCTGCTGTCTGCTGCTTGTGTCAGTTTTAGTTAATGGCTCTGTGGCCAATGCCGCCTACCTGTATTCGCTCACACAAACCGCCAGCGAGATCGACTTGCAAGTAACGGGCACCTCGTTGGGAGCGCAGTTGACGGTGTCAGAGCAGAACCCAACAGCTCGGACGCGTTACAACGGAACCGTAGCTACGAATTTTCATCTGGGTGTTGGTGCTAATAGTGCGATCTCGTTCCCAGATGGTGGTGGGGCCAACGCCGTTAATCCACTCGGGCTGTTTAACATTCCGCTGCAGTATTCGCCGAACGTTGGCGGCGATGCAGGTACAGCTGCTGCAAACTACGGGGTCAATCTGTCGGCACCTCAGCAAATCGTGTTGCCTCCATTCGACGTCCCCAACATCGGCACGCTCAATTTGGGAACAATCACGGCAGTGGATTTCAAGATTGCATTGCGTGAATTGCAACTCGATCCCAATTCACCAACCTGGATGTACATCGATCCGATAACTCGACAGTTCAATGCGAGCCTATTGAGCATCGACATCGCCAATGGCTTTGCGGACGTCAATGGTAGCCTGCGAATGGTCCAGCCGGATATTTTGAGCCACTTTGCAGCGGTCTTAGCGGTCAATGCGCTCGTGGCGTCCGTACCGGATATTGGCTTGACCGTAACATCCAACGTCTTGCAGCGCTCAATCAACGTGGGCTTTGGCACGCGTATCGACATGAGTGGTGTGAGCATGCCCAATACACCGCTGGCACCAGGATCCGTTACCTACAACCCCGGCACCTTGGCGTCGACGCTGACAATTCCAGTCCTGGCAGATTTTGGCGATATCAACCTGGGCATCGGTACTATTAATCTGAAGTTCGCCGGCCAATTGCGAGGCACGGCCTCGATTCCGAACATTTATCATATCCCCGAGCCCTCCTCGTTGGCATTGGCGGCCGTCGCCGGTGCAGGTGCGCTCGTGCGGCGGCGACGCCGGTCTGCCGCTTAG
- a CDS encoding hydrolase, whose translation MSLTLDRLRLPDALLLVVDVQGKLARMMDQSESVIRQLQILIDGCRLLELPVVWAEQLPDKLGATLPEIADRLQGLQPHIKYSFGCCGDEALYREIQATGRRQVILCGIEAHVCVWQTAFTLRQDGYQVHLICDAVSSRSAVNREIGVQRMAASGVHLSCVELALFELMVDARHPKFRDVTKLLK comes from the coding sequence ATGTCTTTAACATTAGATCGCCTACGTCTGCCGGACGCGCTGCTACTGGTCGTAGATGTGCAGGGCAAATTGGCTCGGATGATGGACCAGTCTGAGTCGGTGATTCGGCAACTGCAGATTCTGATCGATGGTTGCCGTCTGCTAGAGTTGCCAGTTGTGTGGGCCGAGCAGCTTCCTGACAAGCTGGGCGCTACCCTGCCGGAAATCGCCGACAGGCTTCAGGGCCTGCAGCCGCACATCAAATACAGTTTTGGTTGTTGCGGTGATGAGGCTCTGTATCGCGAGATTCAGGCCACCGGGCGGCGACAAGTTATCCTCTGCGGCATTGAAGCTCATGTGTGCGTCTGGCAAACCGCCTTTACACTTCGACAGGATGGCTACCAAGTGCATTTGATCTGCGATGCGGTTTCCTCACGCTCGGCGGTCAATCGTGAAATTGGAGTCCAGCGAATGGCGGCCAGTGGCGTTCACCTAAGCTGCGTCGAGCTGGCGTTGTTTGAGCTAATGGTAGACGCCAGGCATCCCAAGTTCCGCGACGTTACCAAGCTGCTAAAGTGA